A genomic stretch from Oreochromis niloticus isolate F11D_XX linkage group LG11, O_niloticus_UMD_NMBU, whole genome shotgun sequence includes:
- the LOC100702376 gene encoding uncharacterized protein LOC100702376 isoform X3, translated as MTVLWAVFTWAVKGILCTCRFLWICPYNAIKFLPRDNPITEGKSHQLKQVVGAENNRIATIPGSPDRTFALQKRLTKTEKEVLSLKTRIACERASWERRFTELKRKQEELHNQLVSGVLVNVGSYSDQGESGVDNGEAFEVCSGGLHQHRRSDMSSRSDSYECSLSGSQFSSSSAQSSRPSSSSTSASSVRSWRKSQGPHRVFVPHSPMDLQLGHRVRIMLPSGRISTGIVRYLGRLQGEVDLHLGVELQTRDSGLCDGSHLGHNYFECKPGYGAFVPFHKLLMAWE; from the exons ATGACAGTCCTATGGGCTGTGTTTACATGGGCAGTCAAAGGGATACTCTGCACCTGCAGGTTCCTTTGG ATATGTCCATACAATGCTATCAAATTCTTACCAAGGGACAACCCCATCACAGAGGGCAAAAGTCATCAGCTGAAACAAGTTGTGG GTGCCGAAAATAACAGGATTGCCACCATACCAGGCAGCCCTGACCGTACATTTGCCCTCCAGAAGAGACTgaccaaaactgaaaaagaggTGCTATCACTGAAGACCAGGATTGCTTGTGAGAGAGCATCATGGGAAAGGAGGTTTACAGAGCTCAAGAGAAAACAGGAAGAGCTACATAatcag CTGGTGTCTGGAGTGTTGGTGAATGTGGGCAGTTACAGTGACCAGGGAGAGTCAGGAGTGGACAATGGAGAAGCATTTGAAGTGTGTTCAG GCGGCCTCCATCAGCACAGAAGGTCTGACATGTCATCAAGAAGTGATAGTTATGAATGCAGTTTGTCAGGCAGCCAGTTTTCTTCATCCTCAGCACAGAGTTCAagaccttcctcctcctcaacTTCAGCCTCCAG TGTGAGATCATGGAGGAAATCTCAAGGGCCACATCGAGTTTTTGTTCCTCACTCCCCGATGGACTTACAGCTAGGCCATCGGGTCAGGATCATGCTGCCATCTGGGAGGATCAGCACAGGAATAGTTCGTTACCTCGGCCGCCTGCAGGGGGAGGTAGATCTCCACCTTGGAGTGGAGCTGCAAACTCGTGATTCAGGTCTATGTGATGGGAGCCACCTGGGACACAACTACTTTGAATG CAAACCTGGATACGGGGCTTTTGTACCTTTCCACAAACTACTAATGGCATGGgagtaa
- the LOC100702376 gene encoding uncharacterized protein LOC100702376 isoform X2 encodes MTVLWAVFTWAVKGILCTCRFLWICPYNAIKFLPRDNPITEGKSHQLKQVVGAENNRIATIPGSPDRTFALQKRLTKTEKEVLSLKTRIACERASWERRFTELKRKQEELHNQLVSGVLVNVGSYSDQGESGVDNGEAFEVCSAGGLHQHRRSDMSSRSDSYECSLSGSQFSSSSAQSSRPSSSSTSASSVRSWRKSQGPHRVFVPHSPMDLQLGHRVRIMLPSGRISTGIVRYLGRLQGEVDLHLGVELQTRDSGLCDGSHLGHNYFECKPGYGAFVPFHKLLMAWE; translated from the exons ATGACAGTCCTATGGGCTGTGTTTACATGGGCAGTCAAAGGGATACTCTGCACCTGCAGGTTCCTTTGG ATATGTCCATACAATGCTATCAAATTCTTACCAAGGGACAACCCCATCACAGAGGGCAAAAGTCATCAGCTGAAACAAGTTGTGG GTGCCGAAAATAACAGGATTGCCACCATACCAGGCAGCCCTGACCGTACATTTGCCCTCCAGAAGAGACTgaccaaaactgaaaaagaggTGCTATCACTGAAGACCAGGATTGCTTGTGAGAGAGCATCATGGGAAAGGAGGTTTACAGAGCTCAAGAGAAAACAGGAAGAGCTACATAatcag CTGGTGTCTGGAGTGTTGGTGAATGTGGGCAGTTACAGTGACCAGGGAGAGTCAGGAGTGGACAATGGAGAAGCATTTGAAGTGTGTTCAG CAGGCGGCCTCCATCAGCACAGAAGGTCTGACATGTCATCAAGAAGTGATAGTTATGAATGCAGTTTGTCAGGCAGCCAGTTTTCTTCATCCTCAGCACAGAGTTCAagaccttcctcctcctcaacTTCAGCCTCCAG TGTGAGATCATGGAGGAAATCTCAAGGGCCACATCGAGTTTTTGTTCCTCACTCCCCGATGGACTTACAGCTAGGCCATCGGGTCAGGATCATGCTGCCATCTGGGAGGATCAGCACAGGAATAGTTCGTTACCTCGGCCGCCTGCAGGGGGAGGTAGATCTCCACCTTGGAGTGGAGCTGCAAACTCGTGATTCAGGTCTATGTGATGGGAGCCACCTGGGACACAACTACTTTGAATG CAAACCTGGATACGGGGCTTTTGTACCTTTCCACAAACTACTAATGGCATGGgagtaa
- the LOC100702376 gene encoding centrosome-associated protein 350 isoform X1, protein MTVLWAVFTWAVKGILCTCRFLWICPYNAIKFLPRDNPITEGKSHQLKQVVGAENNRIATIPGSPDRTFALQKRLTKTEKEVLSLKTRIACERASWERRFTELKRKQEELHNQLVSGVLVNVGSYSDQGESGVDNGEAFEVCSAMISAANVSQAGGLHQHRRSDMSSRSDSYECSLSGSQFSSSSAQSSRPSSSSTSASSVRSWRKSQGPHRVFVPHSPMDLQLGHRVRIMLPSGRISTGIVRYLGRLQGEVDLHLGVELQTRDSGLCDGSHLGHNYFECKPGYGAFVPFHKLLMAWE, encoded by the exons ATGACAGTCCTATGGGCTGTGTTTACATGGGCAGTCAAAGGGATACTCTGCACCTGCAGGTTCCTTTGG ATATGTCCATACAATGCTATCAAATTCTTACCAAGGGACAACCCCATCACAGAGGGCAAAAGTCATCAGCTGAAACAAGTTGTGG GTGCCGAAAATAACAGGATTGCCACCATACCAGGCAGCCCTGACCGTACATTTGCCCTCCAGAAGAGACTgaccaaaactgaaaaagaggTGCTATCACTGAAGACCAGGATTGCTTGTGAGAGAGCATCATGGGAAAGGAGGTTTACAGAGCTCAAGAGAAAACAGGAAGAGCTACATAatcag CTGGTGTCTGGAGTGTTGGTGAATGTGGGCAGTTACAGTGACCAGGGAGAGTCAGGAGTGGACAATGGAGAAGCATTTGAAGTGTGTTCAG CCATGATATCAGCAGCCAATGTCTCACAAGCAGGCGGCCTCCATCAGCACAGAAGGTCTGACATGTCATCAAGAAGTGATAGTTATGAATGCAGTTTGTCAGGCAGCCAGTTTTCTTCATCCTCAGCACAGAGTTCAagaccttcctcctcctcaacTTCAGCCTCCAG TGTGAGATCATGGAGGAAATCTCAAGGGCCACATCGAGTTTTTGTTCCTCACTCCCCGATGGACTTACAGCTAGGCCATCGGGTCAGGATCATGCTGCCATCTGGGAGGATCAGCACAGGAATAGTTCGTTACCTCGGCCGCCTGCAGGGGGAGGTAGATCTCCACCTTGGAGTGGAGCTGCAAACTCGTGATTCAGGTCTATGTGATGGGAGCCACCTGGGACACAACTACTTTGAATG CAAACCTGGATACGGGGCTTTTGTACCTTTCCACAAACTACTAATGGCATGGgagtaa
- the zc3h12aa gene encoding endoribonuclease ZC3H12A, with protein MDEALPSLSSVSDSLEADSEEFQLRVDFFRKLGYTPSEVMAALRKLGLSTDTNAVLGELVRNRTSSVPCISSSDSDERSTSQNDSLQPPSWALGSCKNTTQLWDQNKPDEELRPVVIDGSNVAMSHGNKEVFSCRGIQLAVNFFLDRGHTSITVFVPSWRKELPRADAPLTDQHILLELEKRKIVVFTPSRRVGGKRVVCYDDRFIIKLAYESDGIIVSNDTYRDLQAERPEWKKCIEERLLMYSFVNDKFMPPDDPLGRHGPSLGNFLRKKPRPTEQRRQLCPYEKKCTYGMKCKFYHPERVNQPYLSLADELREKAQISTVKEERNARLSPRQLQSDPALAQNVYFHPRDSNTELKRDQQTSSPPSQVSENKLLYWEDPRHNPNHMPCSVTGTQCQKEWPGLHLMPNHYYANMSQEYLDSGLGSFESQYSDISHSLSNSKKLRPQYQSAPPGATNSPVHLEKNNINQPCKCCSHAVPSTVHHQLHGNMDSQAQPQYSTYHPNALTPTASHQRSLPSHFPYSGGTHVQQHYWSDPFQGLPQASRPNSLPSSIRSSHYHNSCCSSNSHQYYSRGQQPSSAAFDSQRLELRNNLKAIFNPHLVDTVMDMFPNLMNPEKLAAEILKLKAQRDLF; from the exons ATGGACGAGGCTCTTCCCAGCCTGAGCTCAGTTTCAGACTCTCTGGAAGCAGACAGTGAGGAGTTCCAGCTCAGAGTGGACTTCTTCAGGAAGTTGGGTTACACCCCATCAGAGGTCATGGCTGCTTTGAGGAAGCTGGGCTTAAGCACAGACACTAATGCGGTGCTAGGAGAGCTCGTTAGGAACAGAACCAGCAGTGTACCTTGCATTTCCAGCTCTGACAGTGACGAGAGGAGCACAAGCCAAAACGACTCCCTGCAGCCTCCCAGTTGGGCTCTTGGGTCCTGCAAAAACACAACGCAGCTGTGGGACCAAAACAAACCGGACGAAGAATTGAGGCCTGTTGTTATTGACGGCAGCAATGTTGCCATGAG tcatGGCAACAAGGAAGTATTCTCATGCCGAGGGATTCAGCTGGCGGTGAACTTCTTCCTTGACAGAGGTCATACTAGCATTACTGTGTTTGTTCCCAGCTGGCGCAAAGAGCTGCCCAGAGCTGATGCTCCCCTGACAG ATCAACACATTCTGCTGGAGcttgaaaaaaggaaaatcgtTGTCTTTACTCCATCACGCCGTGTTGGGGGCAAGCGTGTGGTTTGCTATGATGACCGCTTTATTATCAAATTGGCGTATGAGTCCGATGGAATAATCGTATCCAATGACACCTACCGAGACCTCCAAGCAGAAAGACCTGAGTGGAAGAAATGCATTGAGGAGAGGCTGCTCATGTACTCCTTTGTGAATGACAA GTTCATGCCCCCAGATGACCCTTTGGGTCGCCACGGCCCCAGCCTTGGCAATTTCCTTCGGAAAAAGCCTCGTCCTACGGAGCAAAGGAGACAACTCTGTCCATATG AAAAAAAGTGCACCTATGGCATGAAGTGTAAGTTCTACCATCCTGAGCGGGTAaaccaaccctatctgtctttGGCTGATGAACTGAGAGAGAAAGCCCAGATTTCTACtgtaaaagaagagagaaatgCCAGATTGTCACCCAGACAGCTTCAGTCGGATCCCGCACTTGCTCAAAATGTCTATTTTCATCCTCGAGACTCCAACACAGAGCTCAAAAGAGACCAGCAGACTTCCTCACCCCCTTCTCAGGTTAGTGAAAATAAGCTGCTGTACTGGGAGGATCCGAGACACAATCCAAATCACATGCCGTGTTCTGTAACAGGAACCCAGTGTCAGAAAGAGTGGCCTGGGTTGCACTTGATGCCAAATCATTACTATGCCAACATGTCTCAAGAGTACCTGGATTCAGGCCTTGGCTCTTTTGAGAGTCAGTACTCTGATATTTCGCATTCCCTCAGCAACTCAAAGAAGCTCAGGCCGCAGTATCAGAGTGCTCCTCCTGGAGCCACAAATTCTCCAGTACATTTAGAGAAAAATAACATCAACCAGCCTTGCAAGTGCTGTTCTCATGCAGTGCCCTCGACAGTTCACCATCAACTTCATGGAAACATGGACTCTCAGGCACAACCTCAATACAGCACCTATCACCCAAATGCCCTCACACCCACTGCATCCCACCAGCGCAGCCTCCCCAGCCATTTCCCGTACAGTGGAGGCACCCATGTTCAGCAGCATTACTGGTCAGATCCCTTTCAGGGGTTACCACAAGCCAGCAGACCGAATAGTCTCCCTTCTTCAATTCGTTCTTCACACTACCATAATTCTTGCTGCTCTAGCAACAGTCATCAGTACTATTCAAGGGGACAACAACCATCTTCTGCTGCATTTGACTCACAAAGGTTAGAACTCCGCAACAACCTGAAAGCCATCTTCAACCCACATCTGGTGGATACTGTCATGGACATGTTTCCAAATCTGATGAATCCTGAGAAACTAGCTGCAGAGATACTGAAACTAAAAGCCCAAAGAGATCTTTTCTGA